In a single window of the Zea mays cultivar B73 chromosome 5, Zm-B73-REFERENCE-NAM-5.0, whole genome shotgun sequence genome:
- the LOC732837 gene encoding Probable tocopherol O-methyltransferase, chloroplastic, with amino-acid sequence MAHAALLHCSQSSRSLAACRRGSHYRAPSHVPRHSRRLRRAVVSLRPMASSTAQAPATAPPGLKEGIAGLYDESSGLWENIWGDHMHHGFYDSSEAASMADHRRAQIRMIEEALAFAGVPASDDPEKTPKTIVDVGCGIGGSSRYLAKKYGAQCTGITLSPVQAERGNALAAAQGLSDQVTLQVADALEQPFPDGQFDLVWSMESGEHMPDKRKFVSELARVAAPGGTIIIVTWCHRNLDPSETSLKPDELSLLRRICDAYYLPDWCSPSDYVNIAKSLSLEDIKTADWSENVAPFWPAVIKSALTWKGFTSLLTTGWKTIRGAMVMPLMIQGYKKGLIKFTIITCRKPGAA; translated from the exons ATGGCTCACGCGGCGCTGCTCCATTGCTCCCAGTCCTCCAGGAGCCTCGCAGCCTGCCGCCGCGGCAGCCACTACCGCGCCCCTTCGCACGTCCCGCGCCACTCCCGCCGTCTCCGACGCGCCGTCGTCAGCCTGCGTCCGATGGCCTCGTCGACGGCTCAGGCCCCCGCGACGGCGCCGCCGGGTCTGAAGGAGGGCATCGCGGGGCTGTACGACGAGTCGTCGGGGCTGTGGGAGAACATCTGGGGCGACCACATGCACCACGGCTTCTACGACTCGAGCGAGGCCGCCTCCATGGCCGATCACCGCCGCGCCCAGATCCGCATGATCGAGGAGGCGCTCGCCTTCGCCGGTGTCCCAGCCTCAG ATGATCCAGAGAAGACACCAAAAACAATAGTCGATGTCGGATGTGGCATTGGTGGTAGCTCAAGGTACTTGGCGAAGAAATACGGAGCGCAGTGCACTGGGATCACGTTGAGCCCTGTTCAAGCCGAGAGAGGAAATGCTCTCGCTGCAGCGCAGGGGTTGTCGGATCAG GTTACTCTGCAAGTTGCTGATGCTCTGGAGCAACCGTTTCCTGACGGGCAGTTCGATCTGGTGTGGTCCATGGAGAGTGGCGAGCACATGCCGGACAAGAGAAAG TTTGTTAGTGAGCTAGCACGCGTGGCGGCTCCTGGAGGGACAATAATCATCGTGACATGGTGCCATAGGAACCTGGATCCATCCGAAACCTCGCTAAAGCCCGATGAACTGAGCCTCCTGAGGAGGATATGCGACGCGTACTACCTCCCGGACTGGTGCTCACCTTCAGACTATGTGAACATTGCCAAGTCACTGTCTCTCGAG GATATCAAGACAGCTGACTGGTCGGAGAACGTGGCCCCGTTTTGGCCCGCCGTGATAAAATCAGCGCTAACATGGAAGGGCTTCACCTCTCTGCTGACGACCG GATGGAAGACGATCAGAGGCGCGATGGTGATGCCGCTAATGATCCAGGGCTACAAGAAGGGGCTCATCAAATTCACCATCATCACCTGTCGCAAGCCTGGAGCCGCGTAG